One window of the Leptotrichia massiliensis genome contains the following:
- a CDS encoding DUF1439 domain-containing protein encodes MKSKNSFLKMVLLMLIMMFGVISCDFLANKTIRVPKSVIESKAKEKFPITKNFLVGKITVKNPKISFKDNRIYLVTDYDASLLADRSEGVIELNSEIKFDEKTNQLYLVDMQVEKILDKNGKDVVTTPVAKSMKALISNYLETNPVYKYEPDDKKKVKVKNMFIKNGKLFVQT; translated from the coding sequence ATGAAAAGTAAAAATTCATTTTTAAAAATGGTGTTATTAATGCTGATAATGATGTTTGGAGTAATTTCCTGCGATTTTTTGGCAAATAAAACCATTCGTGTGCCAAAATCGGTAATTGAGTCAAAGGCTAAGGAAAAATTCCCGATTACAAAGAACTTTCTAGTAGGGAAAATTACTGTAAAAAATCCCAAAATTTCATTTAAAGATAACAGAATTTATCTTGTAACGGATTATGATGCCTCATTGCTGGCAGATAGATCAGAAGGAGTTATTGAGTTAAATAGTGAAATTAAGTTTGACGAAAAAACAAACCAGCTCTATTTGGTAGACATGCAAGTAGAAAAAATTTTGGATAAAAATGGAAAAGATGTTGTGACAACACCTGTTGCAAAATCAATGAAAGCCCTAATATCAAATTATTTGGAAACAAATCCAGTTTACAAATATGAGCCAGATGATAAGAAAAAAGTTAAAGTAAAAAATATGTTTATAAAAAATGGGAAATTATTTGTACAAACTTAA
- a CDS encoding class I SAM-dependent methyltransferase — protein MLKSYQEINAETIDRWVEEGWEWGQPISHETYLNAKNGNWDVLLTPVNPVPHEWFGNLKDKKILGLASGGGQQMPIFFALGANCTILDYSDKQLEAEKMVAEREKYEIEIIKADMTKKLPFADNSFDIIFHPVSNSYIEKVEPVFKECYRILKKGGILLCGLDIGTNYTVDEKEEKIINSLPFNPLVNEEQRKQLEEQDCGIQFSHTISEQIGGQLKAGFRLTDIYDDTNGFGRLHELNIASFVATRAIKE, from the coding sequence ATGCTAAAATCTTATCAAGAAATAAATGCAGAAACAATTGACCGATGGGTTGAAGAAGGCTGGGAATGGGGACAGCCAATTAGCCATGAAACTTATTTAAACGCTAAAAATGGTAATTGGGATGTCCTCTTAACACCAGTCAATCCTGTACCTCACGAATGGTTTGGAAACTTAAAAGATAAAAAAATATTAGGACTGGCTTCTGGTGGTGGACAGCAAATGCCTATATTTTTTGCTTTGGGTGCAAACTGCACTATTTTGGATTATTCAGATAAACAGCTGGAAGCTGAAAAAATGGTTGCAGAACGTGAAAAATATGAAATAGAAATTATCAAAGCTGATATGACAAAAAAATTACCATTTGCAGACAATAGTTTTGACATAATTTTTCATCCAGTAAGCAACTCCTATATCGAAAAAGTTGAACCAGTTTTTAAAGAATGTTACCGAATCCTGAAAAAAGGTGGAATTTTATTGTGCGGCTTGGATATTGGAACAAATTATACTGTAGATGAAAAGGAAGAAAAAATCATCAATAGTCTTCCATTCAACCCACTAGTCAATGAAGAGCAAAGAAAACAGCTGGAAGAACAGGACTGTGGAATTCAATTTTCCCACACAATATCAGAACAGATAGGTGGACAATTGAAAGCTGGATTTAGACTAACAGATATTTATGATGATACAAATGGATTTGGAAGGTTGCATGAACTTAATATTGCAAGTTTTGTAGCAACAAGAGCAATAAAAGAATAA
- the rapZ gene encoding RNase adapter RapZ encodes MIMEEEGEKKELVIITGMSGAGKSETMNFFEDREYFCIDNFPISLFQYLNEIFLSNKKRNKVAVAIDIRNQEFIEQFLKQLEILDKNGIDYEIIYLDARTNVLLSRYELSRRKHPLNLYDTLLENIEAERKIIKDFMLKADLVIDTTKTSVKELQKILEKEFAGKKAKLSVNLTSFGFKNGIPLDLHLMFDLRFLPNPYYIQDLKRKTGNHKDVQDYVMGLPESQEFYKMLLDMLKYLIPKYEKDGKSHLRIGIGCSGGQHRSATFVNMLCKDLSESLEYKITKFHREIDDKTEV; translated from the coding sequence ATGATAATGGAAGAAGAAGGAGAAAAAAAAGAACTTGTTATAATAACAGGAATGAGTGGTGCAGGAAAATCGGAAACAATGAATTTTTTTGAGGACAGGGAATATTTCTGTATTGACAATTTTCCTATAAGTCTGTTTCAGTATCTAAATGAGATATTTTTGAGCAACAAAAAAAGAAATAAAGTTGCGGTTGCGATAGATATAAGAAATCAGGAATTTATAGAGCAGTTTTTAAAACAGCTTGAGATTTTGGATAAAAATGGAATAGACTATGAAATCATATATCTTGACGCAAGAACAAATGTACTTCTTAGCAGGTATGAGCTTTCCAGAAGAAAACACCCTTTAAATTTATACGATACATTGCTTGAAAATATAGAGGCTGAAAGAAAAATAATTAAGGACTTTATGTTAAAGGCAGATTTGGTAATAGACACTACTAAAACGTCTGTAAAGGAACTTCAGAAAATATTGGAAAAAGAATTTGCAGGGAAAAAAGCAAAATTAAGTGTAAATCTAACTTCTTTTGGATTTAAGAATGGAATACCGCTGGATTTACATCTAATGTTTGACTTGAGGTTTTTACCAAATCCCTATTATATTCAAGACTTAAAGCGTAAAACGGGTAATCATAAAGATGTACAGGATTATGTAATGGGACTTCCAGAAAGTCAGGAATTTTATAAAATGCTTCTTGATATGCTTAAATATTTGATACCAAAGTATGAAAAGGACGGAAAATCTCATTTGCGTATAGGAATAGGGTGTTCAGGAGGTCAGCATAGATCTGCAACCTTTGTAAATATGCTATGTAAGGATTTATCTGAGAGTCTAGAATATAAGATAACAAAATTCCATAGGGAAATAGATGATAAAACGGAGGTATAA
- the uvrC gene encoding excinuclease ABC subunit UvrC — MEEEIKSPIKYKDIPTHPGVYLMKNERGKIIYVGKAKNLQNRVKSYFMNVNSHNQKTLELVKNIRDIEFFICKSEVEALILENNLIKKNKPKYNILLKDEKTYPYIKFTKEKFPKVEIVRSTKKLNENAEYFGPYPMGIFFAMKSLIKIFPVRDCNRNMDKITKPCLKYYMKTCPAPCKYKDIEDEYSTNVKNFKNFLKGHSDKVIEMLESRMKKFSDEMEFERAITEREKLAVMKKMLETQIIEYSKEIDEDVFVFEEKRENVFLCVLNIREGKVINKNHTIISMERSQEENLFERLITSYYEKRNIPKHIICDERFMSSELLIKEWAKIEKHREIKFHFPKINSRRLQLLEMGYLNLREEVDKYYRKRRMVQEGLRNLKKELRLKSLPYRIECFDISNIQGKDAVAAMTVALDGETTPKEYRHFKITVKDTPDDFLMMREALTRRYSKMENNQMPNLILIDGGKGQLGVAVDVLEKLGKIEHTDVIGIAKREEEIFKSYESEPYLFEKTDETLKILQRLRDEAHRFGITHHRKLRSKRNVKSALDDITGIGPKRKKELIKKFELIKNIRNATLEELMEVVPENIAISIKENL, encoded by the coding sequence ATGGAAGAAGAAATAAAATCACCAATTAAATATAAGGATATTCCCACTCATCCTGGAGTTTATCTGATGAAAAATGAGCGTGGGAAAATTATTTATGTGGGAAAGGCAAAAAATTTACAAAATAGAGTAAAATCTTATTTTATGAATGTAAATTCGCATAATCAGAAGACTCTGGAATTGGTGAAAAATATTAGAGATATTGAGTTTTTTATCTGTAAATCAGAAGTTGAGGCACTTATTCTAGAAAATAATCTTATAAAGAAGAATAAGCCAAAATATAATATTTTATTAAAAGATGAAAAAACTTACCCATATATAAAATTTACAAAAGAAAAATTTCCTAAAGTGGAAATTGTGAGAAGTACGAAAAAATTAAATGAAAATGCAGAATATTTTGGGCCTTATCCGATGGGAATATTTTTTGCGATGAAGTCGCTTATTAAGATATTTCCAGTACGGGACTGCAATCGAAATATGGACAAAATTACAAAACCTTGCTTAAAATATTATATGAAAACTTGTCCTGCTCCCTGTAAATACAAGGATATTGAAGATGAGTACAGCACAAATGTCAAAAATTTCAAGAATTTTTTGAAGGGGCATTCTGACAAAGTTATTGAAATGCTGGAAAGCCGAATGAAAAAGTTTAGTGATGAAATGGAATTTGAGCGTGCGATTACTGAACGTGAAAAACTGGCTGTGATGAAAAAAATGCTGGAAACTCAAATTATTGAATACAGTAAGGAAATTGATGAAGATGTATTTGTATTTGAGGAAAAAAGAGAAAATGTGTTTTTGTGCGTACTGAATATTCGGGAAGGGAAGGTTATTAATAAAAACCATACAATAATTTCGATGGAGAGAAGTCAAGAGGAGAACCTGTTTGAGCGGTTAATTACTTCATATTATGAAAAAAGGAACATTCCAAAGCATATTATTTGTGATGAGCGATTTATGTCAAGCGAACTTTTAATAAAAGAATGGGCAAAAATTGAAAAACATAGGGAAATAAAATTTCATTTTCCAAAAATAAATAGCCGAAGATTGCAGCTTTTAGAAATGGGGTATCTAAACCTGCGTGAGGAAGTGGATAAATATTACAGAAAACGTCGTATGGTTCAGGAAGGATTGCGTAATTTAAAAAAAGAATTGCGATTGAAAAGTTTGCCTTACCGAATTGAATGTTTTGATATTTCAAATATTCAAGGAAAAGATGCGGTTGCGGCTATGACGGTGGCACTTGATGGAGAAACAACGCCAAAGGAATATAGACATTTTAAGATTACCGTAAAAGACACGCCTGATGATTTTTTAATGATGCGGGAAGCATTGACACGAAGGTATTCCAAAATGGAAAATAATCAAATGCCCAATTTGATTCTAATTGATGGTGGAAAAGGGCAGTTAGGAGTGGCTGTAGATGTACTCGAAAAACTTGGGAAAATTGAACATACCGATGTAATTGGGATTGCAAAAAGGGAAGAGGAAATTTTTAAAAGTTATGAAAGTGAGCCATATTTATTTGAAAAAACAGATGAAACATTGAAAATTTTGCAAAGATTGCGGGATGAAGCTCATAGGTTTGGAATTACTCACCATAGAAAATTACGAAGTAAGCGAAATGTAAAAAGTGCATTGGATGATATTACAGGAATTGGACCAAAGCGTAAAAAGGAATTAATAAAAAAATTTGAATTGATAAAAAATATACGAAATGCAACATTGGAGGAACTGATGGAAGTTGTGCCAGAAAATATTGCTATTTCGATAAAAGAAAATTTATAA
- the uvrA gene encoding excinuclease ABC subunit UvrA, with the protein MKDNKIKIIGAREHNLKNIDIEIPKNELVVITGVSGSGKSSLAFDTIYSEGQRRYVESLSAYARMFIGQMQKPELDSIEGLSPAISIEQKSVSKNPRSTVGTTTEIYDYMRLLWAHIGEAHCPICHQKVEKQSIQEIVDNLVNGRNEKDKLIVLSPVVIDKKGTHKNLFLNLQKKGFQRVRVNGDILDLNDTIDLDKNKRHNIEVVVDRLVVKKDDKEFLSRITEAIETASELSNGKIIANVNGEDNKYSENLSCPNHPDVIFPDVVPRLFSFNAPYGACEVCNGLGSRLEVDENKLIVDENLSINEGGIVFPGATTKKGWNWDLFTAMAKAHKIDLDKKVSELTRKEKDIIFYGSNKKFKFSWSGDSFSYNGNREFEGIVNGIERRYRETASESAKEEMEAKYMTERTCKTCKGKRLKNVVLAITVNDKSIIDLTEVSVVDALKFYENITLTEKQMQIAAEILKEIKERLKFMINVGLDYLSLSRMTKTLSGGESQRIRLATQIGSRLTGVIYVLDEPSIGLHQRDNDKLLATLKDLRDIGNSLIVVEHDEDTMREADYLIDIGPGAGINGGKVVAEGTPKQVMKNKKSLTAQYLNGKIKIEVPEKRRKATKEIILKNAKGNNLKNVTVHIPLEVFTVVTGVSGSGKSTLINQTLYPELHNRLNKGKLYPLENSGIEGLEHLEKIIDINQSPIGRTPRSNTATYTKIFDDIRDLFAQTNDAKVRGYSKGRFSFNVKGGRCEACSGAGINKIEMNFLPDVYVECEVCKGKRYNRETLEVHYKGKSISDVLDMTVEEAYEFFKNIPTLERKLQTLIDVGMNYIQLGQPATTLSGGEAQRIKLATELSKISRGKTIYVLDEPTTGLHFEDIRKLLEVLNRLVEKGNTVLVIEHNLDVIKYADHIIDIGPEGGHKGGQIIAQGTPEEIIKSRKSHTAKFLKKYLK; encoded by the coding sequence ATGAAAGACAACAAGATAAAAATTATTGGAGCAAGAGAGCATAATTTGAAGAATATTGATATTGAGATTCCTAAGAATGAGCTTGTAGTAATTACAGGTGTTTCGGGGAGTGGGAAGTCTTCGCTTGCGTTTGATACGATATATTCGGAAGGGCAGAGAAGGTATGTGGAGAGTTTGTCTGCTTATGCGAGAATGTTCATTGGGCAAATGCAGAAGCCTGAACTGGATAGTATTGAGGGGCTTTCGCCTGCGATTTCGATTGAGCAGAAAAGTGTTTCTAAGAATCCACGTTCAACTGTTGGGACAACTACGGAAATTTATGATTATATGAGGCTTTTATGGGCACACATTGGAGAGGCGCATTGTCCTATTTGCCATCAGAAAGTGGAAAAACAATCGATTCAGGAAATTGTGGACAATCTTGTGAATGGACGGAATGAAAAGGACAAATTGATAGTGTTATCGCCTGTTGTTATTGATAAAAAGGGAACTCATAAAAATTTGTTCTTGAATTTGCAGAAAAAAGGGTTTCAGAGAGTTCGAGTAAATGGTGATATTCTGGACTTGAATGATACGATTGACTTAGATAAGAATAAAAGACATAATATTGAAGTTGTTGTGGATAGACTTGTTGTAAAAAAAGACGATAAGGAATTTTTGAGCAGAATTACAGAAGCTATCGAAACGGCGAGTGAGCTTTCTAATGGAAAAATTATTGCAAATGTGAATGGGGAAGACAACAAGTATAGTGAAAATCTTTCCTGCCCAAATCATCCTGATGTGATTTTTCCTGATGTTGTGCCAAGACTGTTTTCGTTTAATGCACCTTATGGGGCTTGTGAAGTTTGTAATGGGCTTGGTTCAAGGTTGGAAGTGGATGAGAATAAATTGATTGTAGATGAAAATTTGTCAATTAATGAAGGTGGAATTGTTTTTCCAGGAGCGACTACAAAAAAGGGGTGGAACTGGGATTTATTCACAGCAATGGCAAAAGCACATAAAATCGACTTGGATAAAAAGGTGTCTGAATTGACTCGAAAAGAGAAGGATATAATTTTTTATGGAAGTAATAAGAAGTTTAAGTTTTCTTGGAGCGGGGATAGTTTTAGTTATAATGGAAATAGAGAATTTGAGGGAATTGTGAATGGTATTGAGCGTCGATATAGAGAAACTGCTTCGGAGTCAGCAAAGGAAGAGATGGAAGCCAAATATATGACCGAGAGAACTTGTAAGACTTGTAAGGGAAAAAGACTGAAAAATGTTGTTTTGGCGATAACTGTAAATGATAAGAGTATTATTGACTTGACAGAAGTAAGTGTTGTTGATGCACTGAAATTTTATGAAAATATTACGCTTACTGAAAAGCAGATGCAAATCGCGGCGGAAATATTGAAAGAGATAAAAGAGCGGCTAAAATTTATGATAAATGTGGGACTTGACTATTTGAGCCTTTCCAGAATGACAAAAACTCTATCTGGTGGGGAATCGCAGAGAATAAGACTGGCAACTCAGATTGGAAGCAGGCTTACAGGTGTAATTTATGTGCTGGATGAGCCAAGCATCGGACTTCATCAGAGGGATAATGATAAATTGCTTGCAACTTTGAAGGATTTACGTGACATTGGGAATAGTCTGATTGTGGTTGAGCATGATGAGGATACGATGAGGGAAGCTGATTATCTGATTGATATAGGACCAGGAGCTGGAATTAATGGTGGAAAAGTTGTTGCGGAAGGTACTCCAAAACAGGTTATGAAAAATAAAAAATCATTGACTGCACAATATTTGAATGGGAAAATAAAAATAGAAGTACCTGAAAAAAGAAGAAAAGCCACTAAAGAAATTATTTTGAAAAATGCGAAGGGAAATAATCTGAAAAATGTTACAGTACACATTCCATTGGAAGTATTTACTGTGGTTACAGGAGTTTCTGGAAGTGGAAAATCGACATTGATAAATCAGACACTTTATCCAGAACTTCACAACAGGCTGAATAAAGGAAAATTGTATCCGCTGGAAAATAGTGGGATAGAAGGTCTTGAACATTTGGAGAAAATTATTGATATAAACCAGTCGCCAATTGGAAGAACTCCTCGTTCAAATACTGCAACTTATACGAAAATATTTGATGATATAAGAGATTTATTTGCTCAGACAAATGATGCAAAAGTGAGAGGATACAGCAAGGGGAGATTTTCGTTTAATGTGAAAGGTGGAAGATGTGAAGCCTGTAGCGGTGCTGGAATTAATAAAATTGAAATGAATTTCTTGCCAGATGTTTATGTAGAATGTGAAGTTTGTAAAGGAAAACGTTATAATAGAGAAACGTTGGAAGTACATTACAAAGGGAAAAGTATTTCGGATGTGCTGGATATGACGGTTGAAGAAGCATACGAATTTTTTAAGAATATTCCGACACTTGAGAGAAAATTGCAGACATTAATTGATGTGGGAATGAACTATATCCAACTGGGACAGCCTGCAACAACACTTTCTGGAGGGGAAGCTCAAAGAATAAAACTTGCTACAGAACTTTCCAAAATTTCACGTGGGAAAACAATTTATGTACTGGATGAGCCTACAACTGGACTTCATTTTGAAGATATTAGAAAACTACTGGAAGTACTGAATCGACTTGTAGAAAAAGGGAATACAGTGCTTGTAATAGAACATAATCTTGATGTTATAAAATATGCTGACCATATAATAGATATAGGACCTGAAGGTGGGCATAAAGGAGGACAGATTATTGCACAAGGTACTCCAGAAGAAATAATAAAATCTCGAAAATCACACACAGCAAAATTTTTGAAAAAATATTTGAAATAA
- a CDS encoding ABC transporter ATP-binding protein — MSEYILEMKNIRKEFLGGKIVANDDITLKVKKGEIHAIVGENGAGKSTLMKILNGLYSPTSGEIFYKGEKVDIDSPTTAANLGIGMVYQHFMLVDTLTVAENMVLGFEPTKGGVFFDLNTARKQVREVSEKYGLNIDPDAKISDLSVGIHQRIEILKVLFKGAELLVFDEPSAVLTPQEVKELYEIMRNLIKEGKTIIFISHKLQEVLDLSDNITVIRRGSDVGGLKTAEATKEKIANLMVGRVVLFEVKRPDVKLGNVVVKVDNLTVKSGGIEKVKGVSFEIHEGEVLGIAGVEGNGQTELIEALAGLVKVDGGTYYINNDELENKTPKLIKEKGLSHIPENRHKRATIDDFTIEENMALGLQDQYSKGLLLNYSEIERKTNEYIEKYDIRPTDGKIKFGGLSGGNQQKVVVARELERENKFIIAAQPTRGVDIGAIEMIHNTILNEKTKKKAIMVVSAELSEVMALSDRIAVMYSGKILGILDRKDATTEKLGILMAGGKIDD; from the coding sequence ATGAGCGAATATATTTTGGAAATGAAAAATATACGGAAAGAGTTTTTGGGCGGAAAAATTGTCGCAAATGATGATATTACGCTGAAGGTTAAAAAAGGGGAAATTCATGCGATTGTTGGGGAAAATGGAGCTGGAAAGTCTACACTTATGAAAATTTTGAACGGGCTTTATTCTCCAACTTCTGGTGAAATTTTTTATAAAGGGGAAAAAGTTGATATCGATAGTCCTACAACTGCGGCAAATTTAGGAATTGGAATGGTTTATCAGCATTTTATGCTAGTTGACACATTGACAGTTGCTGAAAATATGGTTTTAGGATTTGAACCTACAAAGGGTGGAGTATTTTTTGACCTTAATACTGCGAGAAAGCAGGTTAGGGAAGTTTCTGAAAAATATGGGCTGAACATTGATCCAGATGCAAAAATATCGGATCTGTCAGTTGGGATTCATCAAAGAATTGAGATTTTAAAAGTATTATTTAAAGGTGCAGAATTACTTGTATTCGATGAGCCAAGTGCGGTACTTACACCACAGGAAGTAAAAGAGCTTTATGAGATTATGAGAAACCTTATAAAAGAAGGAAAAACAATTATCTTTATTTCACATAAATTGCAGGAAGTACTTGATTTATCAGATAATATAACAGTTATTCGACGTGGAAGCGATGTTGGAGGATTGAAAACCGCAGAAGCAACAAAGGAAAAAATCGCAAACCTTATGGTTGGACGTGTGGTATTGTTTGAAGTGAAACGTCCAGATGTAAAACTTGGAAATGTGGTTGTAAAAGTTGATAATCTGACTGTAAAAAGTGGAGGCATTGAAAAAGTTAAAGGTGTTTCATTTGAAATACATGAAGGTGAAGTACTGGGAATTGCTGGAGTAGAAGGAAATGGACAAACTGAACTTATTGAGGCTTTGGCAGGGCTTGTAAAAGTTGATGGTGGAACGTATTATATAAATAATGATGAGCTGGAAAACAAGACACCTAAACTTATCAAAGAAAAAGGACTTTCCCATATACCTGAAAATAGACATAAACGAGCAACTATTGATGATTTTACAATAGAGGAAAATATGGCTTTGGGACTTCAAGATCAGTATTCTAAGGGGCTATTGCTTAATTATAGTGAAATTGAAAGAAAAACTAATGAATATATAGAAAAATATGATATTAGACCTACAGATGGAAAAATCAAGTTTGGTGGATTATCTGGTGGAAATCAGCAGAAAGTTGTTGTAGCAAGAGAGTTAGAACGTGAAAACAAATTTATTATTGCAGCACAGCCTACAAGAGGAGTCGATATTGGAGCAATAGAAATGATTCACAATACAATTTTAAATGAAAAAACTAAGAAAAAAGCAATAATGGTTGTTTCTGCAGAACTGTCGGAAGTAATGGCTTTGAGTGATAGAATCGCAGTAATGTATTCAGGAAAAATTTTAGGAATTTTGGATAGAAAAGATGCAACAACAGAAAAATTAGGAATATTAATGGCAGGAGGGAAAATAGATGATTAA
- a CDS encoding ABC transporter permease, whose amino-acid sequence MIKYKIKDFLPSIIAVLIALIIGGIIMMTKGVNPFTAYIDMMRAAFYQASPRSPFFSGLAKTLFIATPLIFSALATMVAFKAGLFNIGMQGQMVAGGLAATFWGITFKNYVFGNVFVVILVAVIAGFLWAGIAGLLRAKFGVNEVISTIMLNYIMIEVQNFLLNGILKDTTTQNTQSPRVFEGARLPLLFAKVTKQNLNFGFIIAILLTIGIFFFFKYFKKGYEIKAVGQSDTVAENAGINPKYIMFLAMGIAGACAGLGGAERVLGGASQYTYTELIMGDYGFTGLAVALLGKNNPFGILVAAIFYAALEVGGQMLQQRHQIDKDIVFIVQALIIIFVASENLFKFMLNKKKAA is encoded by the coding sequence ATGATTAAATATAAGATAAAGGATTTTCTACCGTCTATAATTGCAGTATTAATCGCATTAATTATTGGTGGAATAATAATGATGACGAAAGGTGTAAATCCGTTTACAGCCTACATTGATATGATGAGAGCAGCTTTTTATCAGGCTTCTCCAAGATCACCATTCTTTAGTGGACTTGCAAAAACATTATTTATTGCAACGCCATTAATATTTTCAGCACTTGCGACAATGGTAGCCTTTAAAGCGGGATTATTTAATATTGGAATGCAAGGGCAAATGGTTGCTGGGGGACTTGCTGCAACTTTCTGGGGAATTACATTTAAAAATTATGTTTTTGGAAATGTATTTGTTGTAATACTTGTAGCTGTAATCGCAGGATTTTTATGGGCTGGGATAGCTGGACTGTTACGTGCAAAGTTTGGAGTGAATGAAGTAATCAGTACAATTATGTTAAACTATATCATGATCGAAGTGCAAAATTTTCTATTAAACGGAATTTTAAAAGATACAACTACACAAAATACACAATCACCACGTGTTTTTGAAGGAGCCAGATTGCCGTTACTTTTTGCAAAAGTTACAAAACAGAACTTGAATTTTGGTTTTATAATCGCAATTCTTCTGACAATAGGAATATTTTTCTTTTTCAAATATTTCAAAAAAGGATATGAAATAAAAGCAGTTGGACAAAGTGATACAGTTGCTGAAAATGCAGGAATTAATCCAAAATACATTATGTTTTTGGCAATGGGAATCGCTGGAGCGTGTGCTGGACTTGGAGGAGCTGAACGTGTTTTAGGTGGAGCTTCTCAGTACACATATACTGAACTTATAATGGGAGATTATGGATTTACAGGACTTGCAGTAGCACTTCTTGGAAAAAATAACCCATTTGGAATATTAGTTGCGGCAATATTTTATGCGGCACTTGAAGTTGGGGGACAAATGTTGCAGCAAAGACATCAGATTGACAAGGATATTGTATTTATTGTACAAGCGTTAATCATAATTTTTGTAGCATCAGAAAATTTATTTAAATTTATGCTTAATAAAAAGAAAGCGGCATAA
- a CDS encoding ABC transporter permease, producing the protein MNILQQIFNLLQQTIIIAPPILITAVGACISERSGIVNIGLEGIMLSSAFATAVANITTGNPYLGIIFGIIVGILISLIHAIISINLRGNQIISGVAINLFAAAITSYSIKTIFKTAGSTPLAKSLANRPLMIILIYAVAIAMYFFLYKTVLGLRIRSVGEHPLAADTVGISVYKTRYIAVLISGALAGLGGAYLTAVLLPAFSNNMSAGRGYIALAAMIFGKWNPIGAILASLLFAFGQAFADVSKTIGLPISQQFLTMIPYVLTLLALVGFVGKSKAPKASGLPYEK; encoded by the coding sequence ATGAATATATTACAACAAATATTTAATTTATTGCAGCAGACAATAATAATAGCACCTCCAATACTTATAACAGCCGTAGGAGCGTGTATTTCTGAAAGAAGTGGAATTGTTAATATTGGACTTGAAGGAATTATGTTAAGTTCAGCATTTGCAACAGCAGTTGCTAATATAACTACAGGGAATCCATATTTAGGAATAATTTTTGGAATAATAGTGGGAATTCTAATTTCGCTAATTCATGCAATAATCAGTATCAACCTTAGAGGAAATCAAATTATAAGTGGAGTTGCAATAAATCTGTTTGCAGCTGCAATAACTTCATATTCAATAAAAACTATCTTTAAAACTGCTGGAAGTACTCCATTAGCAAAATCATTGGCAAATCGTCCATTAATGATAATACTGATTTATGCCGTTGCTATAGCAATGTATTTCTTTTTGTATAAAACTGTTTTAGGTTTGAGAATCCGTTCAGTTGGAGAACATCCATTAGCAGCTGATACAGTTGGAATAAGTGTTTACAAGACAAGATATATCGCTGTACTTATATCAGGTGCATTAGCAGGACTTGGTGGAGCTTACCTTACAGCCGTATTGCTTCCTGCCTTTTCAAATAATATGTCAGCAGGACGTGGATATATCGCCTTGGCAGCAATGATTTTTGGGAAATGGAATCCAATAGGAGCAATTTTGGCAAGTCTATTGTTTGCTTTCGGACAAGCATTTGCAGATGTTTCAAAAACAATCGGACTGCCAATATCTCAACAATTTTTGACAATGATACCATACGTTTTAACTTTATTGGCATTAGTTGGATTTGTAGGAAAATCAAAAGCTCCGAAGGCATCAGGATTGCCGTATGAAAAATAA